The following are encoded together in the Mammaliicoccus vitulinus genome:
- a CDS encoding MetQ/NlpA family ABC transporter substrate-binding protein, with protein MKKNILLLLTLVLSIVLAACGNEDKDKKEITVATSPGPYSELFLKGIKPELEDKGYTVKDKDFTELLQADVALQEGSVDVNVDQHKAYMDTFNKERDAKLTNITKIPTVPAQIFSNKNKDIKSIKSGDTIAIPQDPSNTARAYRLLEKAGWIKLDADKDDITITKKDISENPKNLKIKTMDLANIPRILDEVDYAVIPGSIVYASKVDPSKGLLKEDLVDDLYLQVVVNVENKDEQWVKDIKEAYQSERFKKVLDKENKDDYWKIPKQ; from the coding sequence ATGAAGAAAAATATATTATTATTATTGACGCTAGTCTTATCGATTGTGTTAGCAGCATGTGGGAATGAGGATAAAGATAAAAAAGAAATAACTGTAGCCACTTCTCCAGGACCTTATAGTGAATTGTTCTTAAAAGGGATTAAACCTGAATTAGAAGATAAAGGATATACGGTAAAAGATAAAGACTTCACTGAGTTATTACAAGCTGATGTTGCATTACAAGAAGGTAGTGTAGATGTGAATGTTGATCAGCATAAGGCATACATGGATACTTTTAATAAGGAAAGAGATGCAAAATTAACGAACATCACTAAAATTCCAACGGTACCAGCTCAAATTTTCTCAAATAAAAACAAAGACATTAAAAGCATTAAATCTGGAGATACAATAGCAATACCACAAGATCCTTCTAATACTGCGAGAGCATATAGATTATTAGAAAAAGCAGGTTGGATTAAATTAGATGCGGATAAAGATGATATTACAATTACTAAAAAAGATATTTCTGAAAATCCAAAAAACTTAAAAATAAAAACAATGGATTTAGCAAATATACCTAGAATTTTAGACGAAGTAGATTATGCGGTAATACCAGGTTCAATTGTTTATGCTTCAAAAGTAGATCCATCTAAAGGATTATTAAAAGAAGATTTAGTAGATGACTTATACCTACAAGTAGTCGTGAATGTTGAGAATAAAGATGAGCAATGGGTAAAAGATATTAAAGAAGCATATCAATCAGAAAGATTTAAAAAAGTATTAGATAAAGAAAATAAAGATGATTATTGGAAAATACCTAAACAATAA
- a CDS encoding aminotransferase class I/II-fold pyridoxal phosphate-dependent enzyme, with translation MNPLALELNEQLKKEYPVLLDMLSDLGKSIYYPKGILSQSGEAKGTKYNATIGMATTDEGIMYTDALYNQFGDQDPSDIFPYSPPQGDERLRTLWEKKILNDNPDLSAHNISKPVVTNALTHGLSLAGDLFVDAQDTILLPEHNWGNYKLAFGVRHSANIETYQAFKEDGSFTLEYFKRALENYNKEKVVLVLNFPNNPTGYTPVVEEVEEMVEAIKNLADKGTQVITLVDDAYYGLFFEDVYKQSVFTALTELDHDHVMPVKIDGATKEYFAWGFRVGFLTFGSKNETVKDVLVAKLKGLIRSNLSSCSLPSQTAIIHAMEDPSFQSQVDQNINILKERYEVTKEVAYRDEYKELWTPYAFNSGYFMAIKVNDVDPEELRLHLINKYSIGIIALNKTDIRIAFSCIEKRDIEHVFESIADAIKDLK, from the coding sequence ATGAACCCACTAGCTTTAGAATTAAATGAACAATTGAAAAAAGAATATCCAGTACTATTAGATATGCTTTCTGATTTAGGTAAATCAATTTATTATCCAAAAGGTATTTTATCACAATCTGGGGAAGCAAAAGGCACTAAATATAATGCTACTATTGGTATGGCTACAACAGATGAAGGTATTATGTATACAGATGCATTATATAACCAGTTTGGAGATCAAGATCCAAGTGATATTTTCCCATACTCTCCGCCTCAAGGTGACGAGCGTTTACGTACGCTTTGGGAAAAGAAAATTTTAAATGATAATCCGGATTTGAGTGCTCATAATATTTCTAAACCAGTTGTAACGAATGCTTTGACACATGGTTTATCATTAGCTGGAGACTTATTTGTGGATGCGCAAGATACAATTTTGTTACCTGAACATAATTGGGGTAACTATAAATTAGCATTCGGTGTAAGACACAGTGCTAACATAGAAACTTATCAAGCTTTTAAAGAAGATGGAAGCTTTACATTAGAATATTTCAAACGTGCGCTAGAGAATTATAATAAAGAAAAAGTCGTATTAGTATTGAATTTCCCTAATAATCCAACAGGTTATACACCAGTTGTTGAAGAAGTAGAGGAAATGGTTGAAGCGATTAAAAATTTAGCTGACAAAGGCACACAAGTTATCACTTTAGTAGATGATGCTTATTATGGATTGTTCTTTGAAGATGTTTATAAACAATCTGTGTTTACAGCATTAACAGAGCTAGACCATGACCATGTTATGCCAGTTAAAATTGATGGCGCGACTAAAGAGTATTTTGCTTGGGGATTCCGCGTAGGATTTTTAACATTTGGAAGCAAGAACGAGACAGTGAAAGATGTCTTAGTAGCTAAATTAAAAGGATTAATTAGAAGTAATTTATCTAGTTGTTCATTACCTAGCCAAACTGCGATTATTCATGCAATGGAAGATCCTTCATTCCAATCACAAGTAGATCAAAATATTAATATTTTGAAAGAGAGATATGAAGTAACGAAAGAAGTTGCATATCGTGATGAGTATAAAGAACTATGGACACCTTACGCATTTAATTCAGGTTACTTTATGGCTATAAAAGTAAACGATGTAGATCCAGAAGAATTGAGATTACATTTAATTAATAAATATAGTATTGGCATTATTGCTTTAAACAAAACAGATATCCGTATTGCATTTAGTTGTATTGAAAAAAGAGATATCGAACATGTATTTGAATCGATTGCAGATGCAATTAAAGACTTAAAATAA
- the pmtR gene encoding PSM export ABC transporter transcriptional regulator PmtR, giving the protein MKILLQNNSNRPIYEQIKEQIKAHILQGKIEPGASLPSMRELASDLGVSLITTKRAYVDLEQEQFVTTIRGKGTFVKSQDPSIMKEKQFIVIEDLAKELTKQAKLIGMDAKEINEIITLIYEEGE; this is encoded by the coding sequence ATGAAGATTCTTTTACAAAATAATAGCAATCGGCCAATATATGAGCAAATTAAAGAACAAATTAAAGCTCATATCCTTCAAGGTAAGATAGAACCTGGTGCTTCATTGCCTTCCATGAGAGAGCTAGCAAGCGATTTAGGGGTAAGTTTAATTACGACTAAACGAGCTTATGTTGATTTAGAACAAGAACAATTCGTCACAACGATTAGAGGAAAAGGGACGTTTGTTAAATCACAAGATCCATCTATTATGAAAGAAAAGCAGTTCATCGTTATTGAAGATTTAGCTAAAGAGTTAACTAAACAAGCTAAATTGATAGGAATGGATGCTAAAGAAATAAATGAAATCATTACTTTGATTTATGAGGAAGGTGAATAA
- the pmtA gene encoding phenol-soluble modulin export ABC transporter ATP-binding protein PmtA, whose amino-acid sequence MDNAIDVKNLKYRTKNLNLEDVSFEVKKGYVTGFIGANGSGKTTTIRILMGLLKEQSGDLKILGEHLAANPVEIKNKIGFVYSELYMYENWNIKTIESVVSKYYKNWDHEKFKNYIHQFQLSYKQKIKQFSTGMKMKLSLAIALSHHAELYILDEPTSGLDPVVRNEVLEILQKELINEEKTIFFSTHIISDLEKIADYIVYLKNGSIVINESVEYLTENYKIVKGDQSILDDELRELLISVKETKTGFSGLTKESSVFVELFGNEIVVETPSIEDIMVRIEKDQFDKEVV is encoded by the coding sequence ATGGATAATGCAATAGACGTTAAAAATTTAAAGTATCGTACTAAAAATCTAAACCTAGAAGATGTTAGTTTCGAAGTAAAAAAAGGTTATGTTACGGGCTTTATAGGTGCTAATGGTTCTGGTAAGACTACGACAATTCGCATTCTAATGGGCTTACTTAAAGAACAAAGTGGCGATTTAAAAATACTCGGAGAACATTTAGCAGCTAATCCAGTTGAAATTAAAAACAAAATTGGTTTTGTCTACTCCGAACTATATATGTATGAAAATTGGAACATCAAAACAATAGAATCAGTCGTAAGTAAATATTATAAAAATTGGGATCATGAAAAATTTAAAAATTACATTCATCAATTTCAATTATCTTATAAACAAAAGATTAAACAATTTTCTACAGGAATGAAGATGAAACTTTCTTTAGCTATTGCATTAAGTCATCATGCAGAACTGTATATATTAGACGAACCAACGTCAGGATTAGATCCAGTAGTTAGAAATGAAGTTCTAGAAATTTTACAAAAAGAATTAATTAATGAAGAAAAAACAATCTTTTTCTCAACACATATTATTTCAGATTTAGAAAAAATTGCTGATTATATTGTTTACTTAAAAAACGGTTCAATCGTTATTAATGAAAGTGTAGAATATCTAACGGAAAATTATAAAATTGTTAAAGGTGACCAATCTATACTAGATGATGAATTAAGGGAATTGTTAATAAGTGTAAAAGAAACGAAAACTGGCTTTTCAGGATTAACGAAAGAAAGCTCAGTATTTGTTGAATTATTTGGAAATGAAATTGTTGTCGAAACACCTTCTATTGAAGATATCATGGTGAGGATTGAAAAAGACCAATTCGACAAGGAAGTGGTTTAA
- a CDS encoding ABC-2 transporter permease, with the protein MKAIFYRNFQYEKGYYLLYLTCFILTTFANFTISYESAAILNFVPIYFVAIVSVHCINQAILLNKQSSQIFYNSLPVSKIDIVKAHYLYNLMLTVISFIMIIIIAIFKHDTIFLQAAIFIVATNLFTLSIVYPVVTHINNNQLGAWILIAMYGMFTMLYFGVYSNRSYPFSDVLGWKIFLYFTPSILFTFAVITWIIQFNKAIHKAKQDNVTIYGGIS; encoded by the coding sequence ATGAAAGCAATTTTTTATCGGAATTTTCAGTATGAAAAAGGATACTACTTATTATATTTAACGTGTTTTATATTGACAACCTTTGCTAATTTTACAATTTCATATGAAAGTGCTGCAATTTTAAATTTTGTTCCTATATATTTTGTTGCAATTGTTTCAGTTCACTGTATTAATCAAGCAATATTATTAAATAAACAAAGCAGCCAAATTTTTTATAATAGTTTGCCAGTTTCTAAAATCGACATCGTAAAAGCACATTATTTATACAATTTAATGCTGACGGTCATTTCCTTTATAATGATCATTATTATAGCAATATTTAAACACGATACAATATTTTTACAAGCTGCGATATTTATTGTAGCTACTAATCTGTTTACATTAAGCATTGTATATCCAGTGGTTACTCATATTAATAATAATCAATTAGGCGCATGGATATTAATAGCTATGTACGGCATGTTTACAATGTTATATTTTGGTGTTTATTCGAATCGTTCATATCCATTTTCAGACGTTTTAGGTTGGAAAATATTTTTATATTTCACACCATCAATATTATTCACGTTTGCTGTGATTACTTGGATTATTCAGTTCAACAAAGCTATCCATAAAGCGAAGCAAGACAATGTCACGATTTATGGAGGTATATCATGA
- the pmtB gene encoding phenol-soluble modulin export ABC transporter permease subunit PmtB, whose translation MKAILYRNLILLKPYLYTLLVIILMSSVLIVLPMENFFKIAILSMLVLTLHIVFLVSSYYLFIRINKNHSEYTFLSLPVKQSTVINTHYLTALILILLIQIALGLLSAIALLFKGSGIELTYDVYGMSFNIASNLLTISLILPFGEYKRLLRIPLIFWMIIVGAIIPNLVQYIDYVLSWFSIHTTVFAKHDMAIYLSFSIILFIVAYVIAIRKAQKNTITI comes from the coding sequence ATGAAAGCAATATTATATCGAAACTTAATTTTATTAAAACCATACTTATATACATTATTAGTCATTATTTTAATGTCATCGGTGTTAATTGTACTGCCAATGGAGAACTTTTTTAAAATCGCTATTTTAAGTATGTTAGTATTGACCCTTCATATTGTTTTCTTAGTTTCATCTTATTATCTTTTTATAAGGATTAATAAGAATCATTCAGAGTATACATTTTTAAGTTTACCTGTAAAACAGTCAACGGTGATCAACACACATTATTTAACGGCATTAATATTAATTTTATTAATACAAATTGCGCTAGGACTATTATCGGCAATCGCTTTATTATTTAAAGGAAGCGGAATAGAACTAACGTATGATGTTTATGGTATGTCTTTTAATATCGCAAGTAATTTGTTAACGATTAGTTTGATATTACCATTTGGAGAATATAAAAGATTGCTGAGAATTCCACTTATATTTTGGATGATTATAGTAGGTGCTATTATTCCAAATTTAGTTCAATATATCGATTATGTATTGAGTTGGTTCTCAATTCATACAACAGTATTTGCAAAACATGATATGGCGATTTATTTAAGTTTCTCTATTATTTTGTTTATAGTGGCTTATGTAATAGCAATTAGAAAAGCTCAAAAAAATACGATTACAATTTAA
- the pmtC gene encoding phenol-soluble modulin export ABC transporter ATP-binding protein PmtC, producing MELNQIQKHYGKQHVLKNIDFEFGESQIVGLIGKNGVGKTTLMKIMNENIVKYDGSFKKESNAKVGYLIENPKLYLNKTGYYNLNFFRNVLGTQVDDQYINQLIESFGIKPYIHKKVKKYSMGMKQKLSIAVALMNKPQYLILDEPTNGMDPDGSIDVLKTLERVSKELNIKVLISSHKLEDIELICDRTVFMKDGSIVEDYNMKDESTDVTKFTFDHKDYNEALNVLTMNYKVVTSNKQEGVISVEALQDYQNVLKHLNEKQVYPKFIKNNKTTLRDQYFNINKGVEA from the coding sequence ATGGAATTAAATCAAATACAGAAACATTACGGAAAACAACACGTATTAAAAAATATCGATTTTGAATTTGGTGAAAGCCAAATTGTTGGTTTAATCGGTAAAAATGGAGTTGGTAAAACAACATTAATGAAAATTATGAATGAGAATATCGTAAAATATGATGGTTCTTTTAAAAAAGAAAGTAATGCTAAAGTTGGCTATTTAATAGAAAACCCTAAACTATATTTGAATAAAACGGGTTATTATAATTTAAACTTTTTTAGAAATGTTTTAGGTACGCAAGTAGATGATCAATATATTAATCAACTAATAGAATCGTTTGGCATTAAGCCGTATATTCATAAAAAAGTTAAAAAGTATTCAATGGGTATGAAACAAAAGTTATCTATAGCAGTTGCTTTAATGAATAAACCACAGTATTTAATCTTAGATGAACCAACGAATGGTATGGATCCAGACGGTTCGATTGACGTCTTAAAAACTTTGGAACGCGTGAGTAAAGAATTAAATATTAAAGTCTTAATATCGAGTCATAAATTAGAAGATATCGAGCTCATATGTGATAGAACAGTATTTATGAAAGATGGCTCTATTGTTGAAGATTACAATATGAAAGATGAGTCAACAGATGTGACGAAGTTTACATTTGATCATAAAGACTATAATGAAGCACTTAATGTGTTAACAATGAACTATAAAGTCGTAACGAGCAATAAGCAAGAAGGCGTCATTTCTGTAGAGGCATTGCAAGATTATCAGAATGTACTAAAACATCTTAACGAAAAACAAGTTTATCCTAAGTTTATTAAAAATAATAAAACAACGCTTAGAGATCAATACTTTAATATCAATAAAGGAGTTGAAGCATAA
- a CDS encoding ABC transporter permease subunit translates to MNIGQLVKYDLTRIFRSPLGYLGFLISILPGLGIILSVKTLDGPFTAEVVMVMFFVFGGLVMLMFAIRTIVRDMQYGTIQLFLNSRTNRIKYLYAKLISAIGIVVIFTILGTLLILLSTSIIGAGNLSASDFLKMFGEFILIMLFYVTLLNILNLLTGKSAIVYTATILCIIFLPTIFDAFIFIPEIGEDLAKMMQYNPLDFLPKILNQGLLSMKASQIWISIACIAIFTAINHFIIRNKNI, encoded by the coding sequence ATGAATATTGGACAACTTGTGAAATATGACTTAACTAGAATATTTAGAAGTCCTTTAGGATATTTAGGTTTTTTAATTTCAATACTTCCTGGTCTAGGTATCATTCTTTCAGTTAAAACATTGGATGGACCTTTTACTGCTGAAGTTGTTATGGTAATGTTCTTCGTATTTGGTGGGCTCGTAATGCTTATGTTCGCTATAAGAACAATTGTACGTGACATGCAATACGGTACGATTCAATTGTTTTTAAATTCAAGAACAAATAGAATAAAGTATTTATATGCTAAGTTGATATCTGCGATTGGTATCGTAGTGATATTTACTATTTTGGGAACGCTCCTTATATTGTTATCTACTTCTATAATTGGTGCAGGAAATTTAAGTGCTTCTGATTTTCTAAAAATGTTCGGTGAATTCATTTTAATCATGCTATTTTATGTGACGTTATTAAATATATTAAATTTATTGACTGGTAAGTCAGCAATTGTTTATACGGCAACGATACTATGTATTATTTTCTTGCCTACTATATTTGATGCATTTATATTTATTCCAGAAATAGGTGAAGATTTAGCGAAAATGATGCAATATAACCCATTAGATTTCTTACCGAAAATTTTAAACCAAGGTTTGTTATCAATGAAGGCATCTCAAATTTGGATTTCAATTGCTTGTATAGCTATTTTTACAGCTATTAATCATTTCATTATAAGAAATAAGAATATATAA
- a CDS encoding amidohydrolase, with the protein MLRSLLFKKLEQKEQDMINHYKYLHQYPEPSFNEAKTSQYIESFYNDKDVVIHKRIGGNYGLIVEIEGSLPGRTIALRADFDALNISEDTGLSFSSKHDGWMHACGHDAHTAYLMVLAESLIELKDHLPGKVVIIHQHAEELAPGGAIDMLNSGYLNDVDEIYGIHLFPDYTPDVISYRKGPTMGGRSLFHLKVIGKGGHGSSPHLANDAIMAASTFVTNVQTVVSRRLNPFDMGVVTISSFNGLGSLNVIQESVELAGDVRYMESRIGHQIHDEIVQLIEGLEETFNIKCEFNYELDCIPLINHYKQTDYLVDILATSQGDYFESLKEHEQLTSSEDFASYLEKIPGTFFFIGCKPYGVDEAFYNHSPKFIVNEDALLTASKALGEVVLNRLSIE; encoded by the coding sequence ATGTTACGTAGTTTATTATTTAAAAAATTAGAACAAAAAGAACAGGATATGATTAATCATTATAAATATTTACATCAATATCCAGAGCCATCATTTAATGAAGCGAAAACGTCTCAATATATTGAATCTTTTTATAATGACAAAGATGTTGTCATACATAAACGTATTGGTGGTAATTATGGATTAATTGTAGAAATAGAAGGAAGCCTACCAGGTAGAACAATTGCGCTTAGAGCAGATTTCGATGCTTTAAATATTAGTGAAGATACCGGTTTATCATTTTCCTCTAAGCATGATGGATGGATGCATGCATGTGGTCACGATGCACATACTGCTTATTTAATGGTGCTTGCCGAGAGTTTAATAGAGTTAAAGGATCATTTGCCAGGAAAAGTAGTGATTATACATCAGCACGCTGAAGAATTAGCACCAGGCGGAGCAATTGATATGTTAAATTCGGGATACTTAAATGATGTTGATGAAATTTATGGCATACACTTATTTCCAGACTACACGCCAGACGTCATTTCATATAGAAAAGGTCCTACTATGGGAGGACGTTCATTATTCCATTTAAAAGTAATAGGTAAAGGTGGACATGGTTCTAGTCCACATTTAGCGAATGATGCGATCATGGCTGCAAGTACTTTTGTAACGAATGTACAAACTGTCGTTTCTAGAAGATTAAATCCGTTTGATATGGGTGTCGTTACAATTAGTTCGTTTAATGGTTTAGGATCTTTAAATGTTATTCAAGAGAGTGTTGAATTAGCTGGTGATGTAAGATATATGGAAAGTCGCATCGGTCATCAAATACATGATGAAATCGTGCAGTTAATAGAAGGATTAGAAGAAACATTTAATATTAAATGTGAGTTTAACTATGAATTAGATTGCATTCCTTTAATCAATCACTATAAGCAAACTGATTATTTAGTTGATATTTTAGCAACAAGTCAAGGAGATTATTTTGAATCATTAAAAGAACATGAGCAACTTACGAGTTCTGAAGACTTTGCGAGCTATTTGGAAAAAATTCCAGGAACATTTTTCTTTATAGGTTGCAAACCCTATGGTGTTGATGAAGCTTTTTATAACCATAGCCCTAAATTTATCGTTAATGAAGATGCTTTATTAACAGCAAGTAAAGCATTAGGGGAAGTAGTTCTAAATAGATTATCTATAGAATAG
- a CDS encoding GntR family transcriptional regulator — MKHHYHYPSDWLKHRSTGEQVASELRLAIISKEIAEGEKLSENKIAQQFEVSRSPVRDALKLLQQDGLISLERMGAIVTGLSNTNQTEIYDIRLMLESFVFERLQLENNIEVIKQLNKILKMMTVAVEFKDADEFTRLDLQFHESMITAINHQYIEIIWYNLTPVMECLILVSMRQRMQNEPEDFERVIHNHQVYIEAIETKDRNKMKEAFHLNFDDVDEQIDVLWNSQTNIERK; from the coding sequence ATGAAGCATCATTATCATTATCCAAGTGACTGGTTAAAACATCGTTCAACAGGAGAGCAAGTGGCGAGTGAACTGAGGTTAGCTATTATAAGTAAAGAAATAGCAGAAGGTGAAAAATTAAGCGAAAACAAAATTGCTCAACAGTTTGAAGTCAGTCGATCGCCAGTTAGAGATGCACTTAAATTACTTCAACAAGATGGACTCATTTCTCTTGAGAGAATGGGAGCTATCGTCACTGGTTTATCAAATACAAATCAAACAGAAATATACGATATAAGATTGATGCTAGAGTCATTCGTCTTTGAAAGACTGCAACTAGAAAATAATATCGAAGTTATTAAACAACTCAATAAAATCTTGAAAATGATGACAGTAGCAGTTGAATTTAAAGATGCGGATGAATTTACAAGATTAGATTTACAATTTCATGAATCGATGATTACAGCAATTAATCATCAATATATTGAAATAATATGGTACAACTTAACGCCAGTGATGGAATGTTTAATTCTAGTATCGATGAGACAAAGAATGCAGAATGAACCAGAAGATTTCGAAAGAGTTATTCATAATCATCAAGTCTATATTGAAGCTATAGAAACGAAAGATAGAAATAAGATGAAAGAAGCTTTCCACTTAAACTTTGATGATGTAGATGAACAAATAGATGTGCTATGGAATTCACAAACAAATATAGAAAGAAAGTAG
- the gntK gene encoding gluconokinase: MKYMIGIDIGTTSTKAVIYDEAGNFLNKHSIEYPMSTPEIGVAEENPAEIFDAVLFTVKKVIRETGAEAKDIKLLSFSSAMHSLIAMDKDNQPLTECITWADNRAREYADMINEQHNGIEIYKRTGTPIHPMSPLSKIYWLKHEHEDIYNQTKKWIDIKSYVFYQLFEEYVMDHSIGSATGMMNLESLSWDKEVMSLLGIDESKLPNLVSTTHIMKNINKKYADFMGISENTPIVIGASDGVLSNLGVNSYREGEVAVTIGTSGAIRTIIDKPKTDDKGRIFCYVLTEDHYCIGGPVNNGGVVLRWLRDELLASEVETAKRLGVDSYDVLTKIASRVKPGANGLIFHPYLAGERAPLWNANARGSYFGLTLSHKKEHMIRAALEGVLLNLYTVYLALVEVMDKSPEQIKATGGFAKSEVWRQMMADIFDTSVEVPESYESSCLGACVLGLKALGEIEDFEVLNDMVGKTYQHEPNQENVDIYQSLIPIYINLSRKLTEEYDLISEFQATHS; this comes from the coding sequence ATGAAATACATGATTGGTATAGATATCGGTACGACGAGTACTAAAGCTGTTATATATGATGAAGCAGGAAACTTTTTAAATAAACATAGTATAGAATATCCAATGTCTACACCTGAAATTGGAGTTGCTGAAGAGAATCCAGCAGAGATTTTTGATGCAGTGCTATTTACAGTAAAAAAAGTTATTAGAGAAACGGGTGCAGAGGCAAAAGATATTAAATTGTTAAGTTTTAGTAGCGCAATGCACAGTTTAATCGCTATGGATAAAGACAATCAACCTTTAACGGAATGTATAACATGGGCTGATAATAGAGCAAGAGAATATGCAGATATGATTAATGAGCAACATAATGGTATAGAAATTTATAAAAGAACCGGTACACCTATACATCCGATGTCACCACTATCAAAAATTTATTGGTTAAAACATGAGCATGAAGATATATACAACCAAACTAAAAAATGGATTGATATTAAATCTTATGTATTCTATCAGTTATTTGAAGAGTACGTGATGGATCATTCTATAGGTTCTGCAACAGGTATGATGAATTTAGAATCATTAAGTTGGGATAAAGAAGTCATGTCTTTACTTGGTATTGATGAATCTAAATTACCTAATCTCGTATCTACTACGCATATTATGAAAAATATTAACAAAAAATATGCAGATTTTATGGGCATAAGTGAAAATACACCAATCGTTATAGGTGCTTCTGATGGTGTCCTTTCCAACCTAGGCGTAAATAGTTATCGAGAAGGTGAAGTTGCCGTAACAATCGGTACAAGTGGTGCGATTAGAACAATTATCGACAAACCAAAGACAGATGATAAAGGTAGAATATTTTGTTACGTATTAACGGAAGATCATTATTGTATCGGCGGACCGGTCAATAACGGCGGAGTTGTCTTAAGATGGTTAAGAGATGAGTTGTTAGCAAGTGAAGTAGAAACGGCTAAACGTTTAGGTGTGGATTCTTATGACGTATTAACTAAAATTGCGAGCAGAGTTAAACCTGGTGCTAACGGCTTAATATTCCATCCTTATCTAGCCGGGGAACGTGCACCATTATGGAATGCAAATGCGAGAGGTAGTTATTTCGGTTTAACGTTATCTCATAAAAAAGAACATATGATTCGTGCAGCATTAGAAGGCGTTCTTCTTAACTTATATACAGTATACCTTGCTTTAGTTGAAGTGATGGATAAATCACCAGAACAAATTAAGGCGACTGGGGGATTTGCTAAAAGTGAAGTCTGGAGACAGATGATGGCAGATATTTTTGATACTTCAGTTGAAGTACCTGAAAGTTATGAAAGTTCTTGCTTAGGTGCTTGTGTATTAGGGTTAAAAGCATTAGGGGAAATAGAAGATTTTGAAGTATTAAATGATATGGTAGGTAAAACGTATCAACACGAACCAAATCAAGAAAATGTTGATATTTATCAATCACTTATACCAATTTATATCAATTTAAGTCGTAAATTAACTGAAGAATACGATTTAATTTCAGAATTTCAAGCAACACATTCATAA